The following coding sequences lie in one Nocardioides sambongensis genomic window:
- a CDS encoding DUF6104 family protein, with product MYFTDRGIEELQKRRGDEEVTLAWLGERLQEFTDTHPEFETAVERFATWLARLDDPED from the coding sequence ATGTACTTCACCGATCGCGGGATCGAGGAGCTCCAGAAGCGCCGGGGTGACGAGGAGGTCACCCTGGCGTGGCTGGGCGAGCGGCTGCAGGAGTTCACCGACACCCACCCGGAGTTCGAGACCGCGGTGGAGCGGTTCGCCACCTGGCTGGCGCGGTTGGACGACCCCGAGGACTGA